The following coding sequences are from one Enterococcus sp. 4G2_DIV0659 window:
- the deoB gene encoding phosphopentomutase, whose product MFKRVHLIVMDSVGIGEAPDAEKFGDLGSDTLGHIAKEAGLTIPNLENLGLGTIAPLKDVEAVADHKGYATKLEEISVGKDTMTGHWEIMGLNIQKPFRVFPDGFPEELLKQIEEFSGRKIVCNKPYSGTAVIDDYGKHQMETGDLIVYTSADPVLQIAAHEEIIPLEELYRICQYVRDITKDEPYMIGRIIARPYVGEPDNFTRTSNRHDYALDPFGHTVLDSLKENGKEVIAVGKINDIFNGQGITDSVRTKSNMDGVDQLLKVMRKDFEGLSFTNLVDFDALYGHRRDVVGYAHAIEAFDLRLPEIIDAMEEDDLLMITADHGNDPTFPGTDHTREYVPLLVYSKKMNGQGSLPQGHYADISATVAENFSVPKTENGESFLNKLV is encoded by the coding sequence CCAGATGCTGAAAAATTTGGTGATCTAGGCAGTGATACTTTAGGACATATTGCTAAAGAGGCAGGTTTGACGATTCCTAATCTAGAAAATCTAGGTCTAGGAACAATCGCGCCGCTTAAAGACGTAGAAGCCGTTGCTGATCACAAAGGCTATGCAACTAAATTAGAAGAAATTTCTGTGGGGAAAGATACGATGACCGGTCACTGGGAGATCATGGGGTTAAATATTCAAAAACCTTTCCGCGTATTTCCTGATGGATTTCCAGAAGAATTACTAAAGCAAATTGAAGAATTTTCAGGACGTAAAATTGTTTGTAATAAACCGTATAGTGGAACGGCAGTTATTGATGATTACGGGAAACATCAAATGGAAACAGGGGATTTGATCGTTTATACCTCTGCTGATCCAGTGTTACAGATTGCGGCTCATGAAGAGATTATCCCATTAGAAGAGCTGTACCGTATTTGTCAGTACGTACGTGATATTACGAAAGATGAACCATACATGATCGGTCGTATCATCGCCCGTCCTTATGTTGGCGAACCAGATAATTTTACTAGAACAAGTAACCGTCACGATTATGCTCTCGATCCATTTGGACATACAGTGTTGGATTCCTTAAAAGAAAATGGCAAAGAAGTCATCGCTGTTGGAAAAATCAATGATATTTTCAATGGTCAAGGTATCACTGATTCAGTGCGTACGAAGAGTAATATGGACGGTGTAGATCAATTGCTTAAAGTAATGAGAAAAGATTTTGAAGGGTTGAGTTTCACTAACTTAGTTGATTTTGATGCATTATATGGTCACCGTCGTGATGTAGTTGGTTATGCCCATGCGATCGAAGCTTTTGATTTAAGGCTTCCAGAAATCATTGACGCAATGGAGGAAGATGATTTGCTAATGATTACAGCAGATCATGGGAACGATCCGACTTTCCCTGGAACAGACCATACAAGAGAGTACGTACCACTTCTAGTGTACAGCAAAAAAATGAACGGCCAAGGCAGCTTGCCTCAAGGTCATTATGCAGATATCTCAGCAACTGTGGCTGAAAACTTTTCAGTTCCAAAAACAGAAAATGGCGAAAGCTTTTTAAATAAACTGGTATAG
- a CDS encoding purine-nucleoside phosphorylase encodes MTKLSELLKETTTFLKEKGVGDVDFGLILGSGLGELADEVEDAIAISFSDIPHFAVSTVVGHAGKLVYGTLSGKKVLAMQGRFHYYEGHSMRKVTYPVRVMAAMKAHSIIVTNAAGGVNETFTPGNLMLITDHINFTGDNPLIGENDEAMGPRFPDMSHAYTPEYLEIAKKVAKEQNMPLQEGVYMGYSGPTYETPAEIRMSRVMGADAVGMSTVSEVIVAAHSGLKVLGISCITNLAAGMQSSLNHAEVVETTERVKAQFKELIKATLAEL; translated from the coding sequence ATGACAAAACTAAGTGAATTATTAAAAGAAACAACAACATTTTTAAAAGAAAAAGGTGTTGGAGACGTTGATTTTGGCTTGATCTTGGGCTCTGGCTTAGGCGAATTAGCTGATGAAGTAGAAGACGCTATTGCAATCTCTTTTTCTGACATTCCTCATTTTGCCGTTTCTACAGTTGTCGGTCATGCTGGCAAATTGGTTTACGGTACGCTTTCTGGGAAAAAAGTGTTAGCGATGCAAGGTCGTTTCCACTACTATGAAGGACATTCGATGCGAAAAGTAACCTACCCTGTGCGTGTAATGGCGGCAATGAAAGCTCACTCAATCATAGTGACAAATGCTGCAGGTGGTGTAAACGAAACCTTCACACCAGGGAATTTGATGTTGATCACAGATCATATCAACTTTACAGGGGATAATCCATTGATTGGAGAAAATGATGAAGCAATGGGTCCACGTTTCCCAGATATGAGCCATGCATATACACCAGAGTATCTTGAAATAGCGAAAAAAGTTGCAAAAGAACAAAACATGCCATTACAAGAAGGCGTTTATATGGGCTATTCTGGTCCCACTTACGAAACACCTGCTGAAATTCGCATGTCACGTGTAATGGGAGCTGATGCAGTAGGAATGTCGACGGTATCAGAGGTTATTGTTGCAGCACATAGCGGGTTGAAAGTGTTGGGGATTTCATGTATTACAAATTTAGCTGCCGGAATGCAAAGCAGTTTGAATCACGCAGAAGTTGTTGAAACAACAGAACGTGTGAAAGCGCAATTTAAAGAACTGATTAAAGCAACGTTAGCTGAATTATAA
- the deoD gene encoding purine-nucleoside phosphorylase — protein sequence MSVHIEAKEGEIADKILLPGDPLRAKYIAETFLENPVCYNQVRGMLGYTGMYKGERISVQGTGMGMPSATIYGHELINSYGVKKLIRVGTCGSISEKVRVRDLVIAQAAATPSSMIRNDFPKYDFPQIANFDLLLKSYTIAKEKGFNTHVGNVLSDDVFYKDSMDGVFELGKLGVLAIEMEAAALYYLAAKFDVQALAIMTVSDSLVTGEETTAEERQTTFNDMIEVGLETAINS from the coding sequence ATGAGTGTGCATATCGAAGCAAAAGAAGGCGAAATCGCAGATAAAATCTTATTACCAGGAGATCCATTACGAGCAAAATATATTGCTGAAACATTTTTAGAAAACCCTGTGTGCTATAACCAAGTGAGAGGAATGCTAGGCTATACTGGTATGTATAAAGGAGAACGTATTTCTGTTCAAGGAACGGGAATGGGGATGCCTTCAGCAACGATTTATGGTCATGAACTAATCAATTCTTATGGTGTAAAAAAACTGATCCGTGTAGGAACATGTGGATCGATTTCAGAAAAAGTTCGGGTTCGAGACTTAGTCATTGCCCAAGCAGCGGCTACGCCTTCTTCAATGATCCGTAATGATTTTCCAAAATATGATTTTCCGCAAATTGCTAATTTTGATTTGTTGTTGAAATCTTACACGATTGCAAAAGAGAAAGGCTTCAATACCCATGTAGGAAATGTTCTATCAGATGATGTTTTTTACAAAGATAGTATGGATGGTGTATTTGAGCTTGGTAAATTAGGCGTACTAGCGATTGAAATGGAAGCTGCAGCTTTATATTATTTAGCGGCTAAATTCGATGTTCAAGCTCTAGCGATCATGACCGTTAGTGATAGTTTGGTAACAGGCGAAGAAACAACTGCCGAAGAACGCCAAACAACATTCAACGACATGATTGAAGTAGGCCTAGAAACAGCGATCAACAGTTAA
- a CDS encoding iron-containing alcohol dehydrogenase: MDNFRFYVPTDIRFGKDRLTKELTAVLDVYGKNVLLVYGGGSIKKNGLYDQVIDLLENNQNKVVELSGVEPNPRIETVRRGVALCRENDIDVILAVGGGSTIDCSKVIAAGFYSDEDPWEVIVAGKGFQGEALPIVTILTLAATGSEMNIGAVITNVATNQKLGVGGPAMMPKVSFLDPTTTFTVPAYQTAAGSADILSHLFESYFNITEGTDVQDFVSEGLMRAVIKNCPIALSDPDNYDARANLMWSSSLALNGLTRNGKHGVWSCHAMEHELSAFYDITHGIGLAILTPRWMNYVLSDQTVTKFAQFAHNVWGIVEDDPMVAAKKGIQATYDFFKACDIPMTLPAVGIDEEKFGEMAKQAVAHSTIKTDAFVPLNESDVEAIYRECLTESSFT; encoded by the coding sequence TTGGATAATTTTAGATTTTACGTACCGACAGATATTCGCTTTGGGAAAGACCGTTTAACAAAAGAGTTAACAGCAGTACTAGATGTATATGGTAAAAATGTATTGCTGGTTTATGGCGGAGGTAGTATTAAGAAAAATGGGTTGTATGATCAAGTAATCGATCTACTTGAAAACAATCAAAATAAAGTTGTTGAATTGAGTGGTGTAGAGCCTAATCCTCGTATTGAAACCGTTCGTCGTGGTGTAGCGTTGTGTCGGGAAAATGATATCGATGTCATTTTGGCTGTAGGCGGAGGCTCAACAATTGATTGTTCTAAAGTGATTGCAGCAGGTTTTTACAGTGATGAAGATCCGTGGGAAGTCATAGTAGCAGGTAAAGGTTTTCAAGGTGAAGCTTTGCCGATTGTTACCATCTTAACGTTAGCAGCAACAGGTAGCGAAATGAATATTGGTGCTGTGATTACAAACGTAGCAACAAACCAAAAATTAGGTGTTGGTGGGCCAGCGATGATGCCGAAAGTGTCATTTTTAGATCCGACCACGACATTTACTGTACCAGCTTATCAAACAGCTGCAGGTTCTGCTGATATTTTAAGTCATTTATTTGAGAGTTATTTTAATATAACTGAAGGAACGGATGTACAGGATTTTGTATCAGAAGGCTTGATGCGTGCTGTTATTAAAAATTGCCCAATTGCGCTTAGTGATCCTGATAATTATGATGCTCGTGCGAACTTAATGTGGTCAAGTAGTTTGGCATTAAACGGATTAACACGGAATGGTAAACACGGTGTTTGGTCCTGTCATGCGATGGAGCATGAGTTAAGTGCATTTTATGATATTACACATGGAATTGGTTTGGCTATTTTGACACCTCGTTGGATGAACTATGTACTTTCAGACCAAACAGTGACTAAATTTGCGCAGTTTGCTCATAATGTTTGGGGAATCGTTGAGGATGATCCGATGGTGGCGGCGAAAAAAGGCATTCAAGCAACCTATGATTTCTTTAAAGCTTGCGACATTCCAATGACTTTACCTGCTGTTGGGATCGATGAGGAAAAATTTGGAGAAATGGCGAAACAAGCAGTAGCACACAGTACAATTAAAACAGATGCGTTTGTTCCGTTAAATGAGTCAGATGTTGAGGCGATTTATCGTGAATGTTTAACTGAGTCTAGCTTTACGTAA
- the gpmA gene encoding 2,3-diphosphoglycerate-dependent phosphoglycerate mutase has translation MPKLVFSRHGLSEWNALNQFTGWADVDLAPEGIEEAIEGGRKIKEAGIEFDVAYTSVLTRAIKTCNLLLEHSEQLWVPQIKSWRLNERHYGKLQGLNKKETAEKYGDDQVHIWRRSYDTLPPLMEANDEGSAANDRRYAMLDKRDVPGGENLKVTLERALPFWQDEIAPALLDNKTVLVAAHGNSLRALAKHIEGISDEDIMDLEIPTGQPLVYELNDDLTVAKKYYL, from the coding sequence ATGCCAAAATTAGTATTTTCTCGTCATGGACTTAGTGAATGGAATGCGTTGAATCAATTTACCGGTTGGGCTGATGTTGATTTAGCACCAGAAGGAATTGAAGAAGCGATTGAAGGCGGCCGCAAAATCAAAGAAGCTGGAATTGAATTTGATGTAGCCTATACTTCTGTTTTAACTCGTGCAATCAAAACATGTAACTTACTTTTAGAACACTCAGAGCAATTATGGGTGCCTCAAATTAAATCTTGGCGCTTAAACGAACGTCATTATGGTAAATTACAAGGCTTAAACAAAAAAGAAACTGCTGAAAAATATGGAGATGACCAAGTACACATTTGGCGTCGTTCTTACGACACTCTTCCTCCATTAATGGAAGCAAACGATGAAGGGTCTGCTGCAAACGATCGCCGTTATGCAATGTTAGACAAACGCGATGTTCCAGGTGGGGAAAACTTAAAAGTAACATTAGAACGTGCTTTACCATTCTGGCAAGATGAAATCGCTCCTGCTTTACTAGATAATAAAACTGTTTTAGTTGCAGCTCACGGTAACTCTTTACGTGCGTTAGCAAAACACATCGAAGGTATTTCAGACGAAGATATCATGGATCTTGAAATCCCAACAGGTCAACCACTTGTTTATGAATTAAACGATGATTTAACAGTAGCTAAAAAATACTATTTATAA
- a CDS encoding recombinase family protein, whose amino-acid sequence MKTIGYARTTITDSDLDAQIKILTDFGCEEIFHESFDITDDKHATSELESVLRILEPGDALVICRLNRLGRSTRQLTELTQTFKGSGIHLVSLDEEIDTRQTMGDIYFKLMNGLALMECDLIKERTLIGLNNARKKGKIGGRPKIDRQTVKKIRHLYYEKKETIQFISSKCNVSVGTCYKYIRLPENEITKI is encoded by the coding sequence ATGAAAACAATTGGTTACGCACGTACAACAATTACTGACAGCGATTTAGATGCTCAAATAAAGATATTGACTGATTTCGGTTGTGAAGAAATTTTTCACGAGTCTTTTGATATTACAGACGATAAACACGCTACTTCTGAACTTGAATCTGTCCTTAGAATTTTGGAACCTGGTGATGCACTTGTGATTTGCCGTTTAAATCGATTAGGACGCTCTACTCGACAATTAACTGAATTGACCCAAACCTTTAAAGGTTCCGGCATTCATTTGGTTAGTTTAGATGAAGAAATTGACACTCGTCAAACTATGGGAGACATCTATTTTAAGTTGATGAATGGGTTAGCACTTATGGAATGCGACCTGATCAAAGAACGTACCTTGATCGGTTTAAATAATGCACGTAAAAAAGGAAAAATCGGTGGTCGCCCAAAAATTGATAGACAGACAGTCAAAAAAATTCGACATCTTTACTATGAAAAAAAAGAAACCATCCAGTTCATTTCATCAAAATGCAATGTTTCTGTCGGTACTTGTTATAAGTATATCAGGCTACCCGAGAATGAAATCACAAAAATATAG